One segment of Acropora muricata isolate sample 2 chromosome 8, ASM3666990v1, whole genome shotgun sequence DNA contains the following:
- the LOC136926231 gene encoding cationic amino acid transporter 2-like isoform X1: protein MINGISHPKMAFLLKRFAQKKVIDPNSLTQTQLSRCLSVFDLTTLGIGSTLGAGIYVLAGEVARSVAGPSIVISFFVAGVASVLSGLCYAEFGARVPKAGSAYIYSYVTVGELCAFIIGWNLFLEYVIGCASLARAWSDYFDSTLNDTIRNFALSHFGEIQLKGFASYPDFFAFTLVLLATLILTLGVKNSSRFNTFFTGINLFVILFITCVGLYYAKVENWTRDFAPYGISGVFSGAATCFYAFVGFDVIATTGEEAKNPSRTIPISIVLALGICFLAYFGVSAVLTLMWPYDQLAERSALPEVFAMRGAPWAKYIIAVGALCGLSASLIGGLFPLPRMLYAMASDGLIFKFLAKVHPKTETPVIATIFSGSLAALLALIFDLAALVEMMSIGTLLAYTIVALCVLLLRYQPGTVGIVEGGENIFLSNEGASNDGETIRENNQEMHETNGPTQETARRAALGIYSTLAVFLFTSIFLIWGTDALVKARSWAILVAVVLGALLIASIVLLLRQPQNKTPLPFKVPCVPAIPLLSIFINVFLILKLSFLTWIRFAVWMITGLSIYIFYGLRHSVEGKRQSEQEGYVPLEQMDSSRSDQPEPQDGQSLKK from the exons ATGATCAACGGGATATCTCATCCCAAGATGGCTTTTTTGTTGAAAAGATTTGCACAGAAAAAGGTGATCGATCCGAACTCTCTAACGCAAACGCAATTGTCTCGATGTTTATCGGTATTCGACTTAACCACACTGGGCATTGGGAGCACGCTCGGAGCTGGAATCTATGTGTTAGCAGGAGAGGTAGCTCGATCAGTTGCTGGTCCTAGTATTGTAATTTCGTTCTTTGTTGCTGGAGTGGCCTCTGTTCTTTCTGGACTCTGTTATGCTGAATTTGGCGCTCGTGTACCGAAAGCAGGCTCGGCCTACATCTACAGCTATGTCACTGTGGGAGAACTGTGCGCCTTTATTATTGGGTGGAATTTATTCTTAGAGTATGTCATCGGTTGTGCATCCTTAGCGCGAGCGTGGAGTGATTATTTTGATTCTACACTAAACGATACAATTCGAAATTTTGCGCTATCTCATTTTGGAGAAATCCAACTGAAGGGATTTGCATCTTATCCAGACTTTTTTGCATTTACTCTCGTCCTATTGGCGACGTTGATCCTAACCCTTGGAGTTAAAAACTCTTCCAGATTCAACACTTTCTTTACAGGGATCAATCTGTTTGTGATCCTGTTTATAACATGCGTTGGTTTATACTACGCAAAGGTCGAGAACTGGACGCGTGATTTCGCACCCTATGGGATTTCTGGTGTGTTTTCCGGGGCAGCAACGTGTTTTTATGCTTTTGTTGGTTTTGatgtgattgcaacaactggtGAAGAGGCAAAGAATCCAAGTCGAACTATTCCAATATCTATAGTCCTGGCCCTTG GCATTTGCTTCCTTGCTTACTTTGGTGTCTCAGCAGTTTTAACGCTTATGTGGCCGTATGACCAGTTAGCTGAAAGAAGTGCCCTTCCCGAGGTGTTTGCCATGCGAGGAGCCCCGTGGGCCAAATACATCATTGCTGTGGGAGCCCTCTGTGGATTGAGTGCCTCCCTTATAGGAGGCTTATTTCCTTTACCCAGAATGCTCTACGCCATGGCGAGTGATGGCCTCATTTTCAA GTTTCTTGCAAAAGTCCACCCCAAGACAGAAACTCCAGTTATTGCTACCATTTTCTCTGGCTCACTAGCGGCGCTTCTTGCCCTGATATTTGACCTCGCAGCTCTGGTTGAAATGATGTCAATTGGTACACTTCTTGCCTACACAATAGTAGCGTTGTGTGTGCTCTTGCTCCGCTATCAGCCAGGAACTGTGGGGATTGTTGAAGGCGGAGAGAACATATTTTTGAGCAATGAAGGTGCTTCAAATGACGGAGAAACTATCAGAGAAAACAATCAAGAGATGCATGAAACAAACGGCCCCACCCAAGAAACCGCGCGGCGTGCAGCTCTTGGAATCTACAGCACTCTGGCCGTGTTTCTCTTCACCAGTATCTTCTTAATCTGGGGAACCGATGCGCTTGTAAAGGCTCGTTCTTGGGCCATTCTAGTGGCTGTTGTGTTGGGTGCTCTTCTTATTGCCAGTATAGTGCTCCTTTTGCGTCAGCCCCAGAACAAGACGCCCCTGCCATTTAAGGTGCCTTGTGTACCAGCAATACCTTTGCTCTCGATATTTATTAACGTATTCCTGATCCTGAAGCTGTCGTTCTTGACCTGGATACGGTTTGCTGTTTGGATGATTACAG
- the LOC136926231 gene encoding high affinity cationic amino acid transporter 1-like isoform X2, whose amino-acid sequence MNRILKPFCRKKFIDATTIHTTELSRCLTKLDLTSLGVASTLGAGVYILIGTLARDVAGPGVVLSFLVAALASLLAGLCYAEFGARVPRVGSAYTFSYVAIGELCAFIIGWNLILEYIIGASSVARAWSSYLDSALLNDVIRNFTMFNMRRLDTSGVIATYPDFLAAFVTLLIVVSLCFGVKFTSLTNNVITALNVLVIAFIIIFGGSFAQSKNWTDDFLPYGFSGVLAASASAFYAFVGFDIIAASVEESNNPSKDVPVATVLTIGICFLAYFGVSAVLTLMWPYDQLAERSALPEVFAMRGAPWAKYIIAVGALCGLSASLIGGLFPLPRMLYAMASDGLIFKFLAKVHPKTETPVIATIFSGSLAALLALIFDLAALVEMMSIGTLLAYTIVALCVLLLRYQPGTVGIVEGGENIFLSNEGASNDGETIRENNQEMHETNGPTQETARRAALGIYSTLAVFLFTSIFLIWGTDALVKARSWAILVAVVLGALLIASIVLLLRQPQNKTPLPFKVPCVPAIPLLSIFINVFLILKLSFLTWIRFAVWMITGLSIYIFYGLRHSVEGKRQSEQEGYVPLEQMDSSRSDQPEPQDGQSLKK is encoded by the exons ATGAATCGCATCCTAAAACCATTTTGTCGAAAGAAATTTATCGACGCAACCACTATCCACACAACAGAGCTCTCGCGCTGTTTGACCAAGCTGGATTTAACATCGCTTGGTGTCGCTTCGACATTAGGGGCTGGTGTTTATATTCTCATTGGAACTCTTGCGCGAGATGTCGCCGGTCCTGGTGTAGTTTTGTCCTTTTTAGTGGCCGCTCTCGCCAGCCTGCTCGCTGGTTTGTGTTATGCCGAGTTTGGAGCGAGGGTTCCGCGTGTTGGCTCTGCTTACACATTCAGCTATGTTGCCATCGGTGAGCTATGCGCTTTCATAATAGGTTGGAACTTGATTCTCGAGTACATAATAGGAGCTTCTTCGGTCGCTCGAGCATGGAGCTCGTACTTAGACTCTGCTTTGCTAAACGATGTCATACGAAATTTCACGATGTTTAATATGAGAAGACTCGACACTTCTGGAGTCATTGCAACTTATCCTGACTTTCTCGCGGCTTTTGTAACACTACTTATCGTGGTATCCTTGTGCTTTGGCGTTAAGTTCACTTCACTGACAAACAATGTGATCACAGCTCTCAACGTGTTGGTCATAGCATTTATCATAATCTTTGGGGGAAGTTTTGCACAAAGCAAAAACTGGACGGATGATTTTTTACCCTACGGTTTCTCTGGCGTGCTGGCCGCCTCCGCTTCAGCGTTTTACGCCTTTGTTGGGTTTGATATCATTGCAGCATCGGTCGAAGAATCTAACAATCCCTCGAAAGACGTACCTGTAGCCACAGTGCTTACCATAG GCATTTGCTTCCTTGCTTACTTTGGTGTCTCAGCAGTTTTAACGCTTATGTGGCCGTATGACCAGTTAGCTGAAAGAAGTGCCCTTCCCGAGGTGTTTGCCATGCGAGGAGCCCCGTGGGCCAAATACATCATTGCTGTGGGAGCCCTCTGTGGATTGAGTGCCTCCCTTATAGGAGGCTTATTTCCTTTACCCAGAATGCTCTACGCCATGGCGAGTGATGGCCTCATTTTCAA GTTTCTTGCAAAAGTCCACCCCAAGACAGAAACTCCAGTTATTGCTACCATTTTCTCTGGCTCACTAGCGGCGCTTCTTGCCCTGATATTTGACCTCGCAGCTCTGGTTGAAATGATGTCAATTGGTACACTTCTTGCCTACACAATAGTAGCGTTGTGTGTGCTCTTGCTCCGCTATCAGCCAGGAACTGTGGGGATTGTTGAAGGCGGAGAGAACATATTTTTGAGCAATGAAGGTGCTTCAAATGACGGAGAAACTATCAGAGAAAACAATCAAGAGATGCATGAAACAAACGGCCCCACCCAAGAAACCGCGCGGCGTGCAGCTCTTGGAATCTACAGCACTCTGGCCGTGTTTCTCTTCACCAGTATCTTCTTAATCTGGGGAACCGATGCGCTTGTAAAGGCTCGTTCTTGGGCCATTCTAGTGGCTGTTGTGTTGGGTGCTCTTCTTATTGCCAGTATAGTGCTCCTTTTGCGTCAGCCCCAGAACAAGACGCCCCTGCCATTTAAGGTGCCTTGTGTACCAGCAATACCTTTGCTCTCGATATTTATTAACGTATTCCTGATCCTGAAGCTGTCGTTCTTGACCTGGATACGGTTTGCTGTTTGGATGATTACAG